A genomic stretch from Budorcas taxicolor isolate Tak-1 chromosome 15, Takin1.1, whole genome shotgun sequence includes:
- the LOC128060939 gene encoding olfactory receptor 51I1-like has translation MFNSSQFTPKYFLLTGLPGLETLYPWFVFPFCTMYLVALVGNSLILTVIKKNTSLHQPMYLFLAMLAFAELGVSASTLPIVLGIFLFGASEICFEACLFHMFSIHSFSIMESGVLLAMSVDRFVAIYNPLRYTAILTLPRIAGSAAVLGLKSVMLMFPLPLLLKHLPFCGHNVLSHSYCLHSDLIQLPCGNTRPSSILGLCIVTSTFGLDSLLIVISYMLILHTVLGISSGEGRRKALGTCVSHICAVLVYYVPMISVALVHRFVKQAAPAVRLFLVNVYLLVPPVLNPIIYSVKTKQIRQGLIRLFLQRK, from the coding sequence ATGTTCAACAGTAGTCAATTCACCCCAAAATATTTTCTGCTGACTGGTCTCCCTGGCCTGGAGACCCTATACCCTTGGTTTGTCTTTCCATTCTGTACCATGTATCTTGTGGCTCTTGTGGGCAATAGTCTGATTCTGACAGTGATCAAGAAAAATACGTCTCTCCACCAGCCAATGTATCTATTCCTAGCTATGCTAGCCTTCGCAGAGCTTGGTGTCTCTGCTTCTACCCTGCCCATTGTGCTGGGCATCTTCCTTTTTGGTGCCAGTGAGATCTGCTTTGAAGCCTGCCTTTTCCACATGTTCTCCATACATTCATTTTCCATcatggagtcaggagttctgCTGGCCATGTCTGTGGACCGCTTTGTGGCCATCTACAACCCTCTTCGGTACACCGCCATCCTCACCCTGCCCCGTATTGCTGGTTCTGCTGCTGTTCTCGGACTGAAGAGTGTGATGCTCATGTTTCCATTGCCTTTGCTCCTGAAACATCTGCCCTTCTGTGGCCACAATGTCCTCTCCCACTCCTATTGTCTTCACTCAGACCTAATCCAGCTGCCTTGTGGGAACACTCGCCCCAGCAGCATTCTGGGGCTCTGCATTGTGACTTCTACCTTTGGACTGGACTCATTGCTCATTGTCATCTCTTACATGCTGATCCTGCACACAGTGCTGGGCATTTCCTCAGGGGAGGGACGACGGAAGGCCCTTGGCACGTGTGTCTCACATATCTGTGCAGTCCTCGTGTACTACGTGCCCATGATCAGTGTGGCCCTGGTGCACCGCTTTGTGAAGCAGGCTGCCCCTGCTGTCCGTCTGTTCCTGGTCAACGTCTATCTCCTGGTGCCTCCTGTGCTCAATCCCATCATCTACAGTGTTAAAACCAAGCAGATTCGCCAGGGGCTAATCCGActctttcttcaaagaaaataa
- the LOC128059871 gene encoding LOW QUALITY PROTEIN: olfactory receptor 51L1-like (The sequence of the model RefSeq protein was modified relative to this genomic sequence to represent the inferred CDS: inserted 2 bases in 1 codon), with amino-acid sequence MSSEFFEKIKFREKQDTISPDRMDMQRVSTFLLTGFPGLEWAHPWNSLPICVRYLVALLGNATILDRVXDPCLHQPMYYFLAILAVTDLGLCSSSVLGALWLETQMVGLVPCVVQQRFLHSSFMESAVLFSMVLDSLEAIRFSLHYTSVLTGPRVALVGVLLGLQSAAVTAAPSLHLLKFDYCHHGALSYAYCIQQDVIHLTCSDTHFNRLYGLCIIMLAMGSDVLFILLSYTIILCTVLAMASAGERLKAFNACVSHLLAVLCFYVPMLDLSIVHRFGSHTSPLVHIVMGSVSVFFPPLMNPVIYSIKTQQIHRAILKVLYLGKIQ; translated from the exons ATGAGCTCTGAGTTTTTTGAGAAGATTAAGTTTAGAGAGAAGCAAGATACCATTTCTCCTGATCGCATGGACATGCAGAGAG TTTCTACGTTCCTGTTGACGGGCTTCCCAGGCCTGGAGTGGGCTCACCCCTGGAACTCCCTGCCCATTTGTGTGCGTTACCTTGTGGCCCTCCTGGGCAATGCCACCATCTTGGATCGGGT CGACCCTTGCCTCCACCAGCCCATGTACTACTTCCTGGCCATCCTGGCTGTGACAGATTTGGGCCTGTGCTCGTCCTCAGTGCTGGGTGCGCTGTGGTTAGAGACCCAGATGGTGGGCCTGGTTCCGTGTGTTGTGCAGCAGCGCTTCCTACACTCCTCCTTCATGGAATCTGCCGTGCTCTTCTCTATGGTTCTGGACAGCCTGGAGGCCATCCGTTTCTCACTGCACTACACATCTGTGCTCACAGGGCCTCGTGTGGCATTGGTCGGGGTCCTGCTGGGCCTGCAGAGCGCTGCCGTCACAGCCGCACCTTCATTGCATCTCTTGAAATTTGACTACTGTCACCATGGGGCACTGTCCTATGCTTACTGCATTCAGCAGGACGTGATCCACCTGACCTGCTCAGATACACATTTCaacagactctatggactgtgcaTCATCATGCTGGCCATGGGCTCTGATGTTCTTTTCATCCTGCTCTCGTATACAATCATTCTCTGTACTGTGCTGGCCATGGCCTCTGCTGGGGAGAGGCTCAAGGCCTTCAATGCTTGTGTCTCCCACCTCCTGGCCGTGCTCTGCTTCTACGTGCCTATGCTAGATCTGTCCATCGTACACAGGTTTGGGAGCCACACTTCACCCCTGGTGCACATCGTTATGGGCAGTGTCTCTGTGTTCTTCCCACCCTTGATGAACCCTGTTATTTACAGCATCAAGACCCAGCAGATCCACAGAGCCATCCTCAAGGTGCTCTACCTAGGGAAGATACAGTGA
- the LOC128060883 gene encoding olfactory receptor 51M1-like yields the protein MTAQYPLHPHIVLLPNLTQLSPTLYLTAFPGLETAEHWIFVFFFLMYLVAISGNCFILIIVKTNPRLHTPMYYLLSFLAFTDLGLSVSTLPTTMGIFWFKSHGIYFGACQVQMSCIHSFSFMESSVLLVMSFDRFVAICYPLRYSVIITGQRVVRVGLIVILRGPVALIPIVLLLKTFPYCGSRVLSHSFCLHQEVIHLACTDTTLNNLYGLSLVVFTVMLDLVLIALSYGVILHTVARLASKEEQLRAFQTCTSHLCAVLVFFVPMMGLSLVHRFGKNAPPAVHLLMANVYLFVPPMLNPIIYSIKTKEIRRVISKLLG from the coding sequence ATGACAGCCCAATATCCCCTCCATCCTCACATCGTGCTCCTGCCCAACCTCACGCAGCTCAGCCCCACGCTCTACCTCACTGCCTTTCCCGGATTGGAAACCGCCGAGCACTGGATCTTCGTCTTCTTCTTCCTGATGTACCTCGTGGCCATCTCGGGCAACTGCTTCATCCTGATAATTGTTAAGACCAACCCTCGCTTGCACACACCCATGTACTATCTACTCTCCTTCCTGGCCTTCACTGACCTGGGCCTGTCAGTGTCCACCTTGCCCACTACTATGGGCATCTTTTGGTTCAAGTCCCATGGCATCTACTTTGGAGCCTGCCAAGTCCAGATGTCCTGCATCCACTCCTTTTCCTTCATGGAGTCCTCAGTGCTCCTTGTCATGTCCTTTGATCGGTTTGTGGCCATCTGTTATCCCCTGAGGTACTCAGTCATCATCACTGGCCAAAGAGTGGTCAGGGTAGGCCTCATTGTCATTTTGCGGGGCCCCGTGGCCCTCATTCCCATTGTTCTCCTCCTGAAGACTTTCCCTTACTGTGGGTCTAGAGTCCTCTCCCACTCTTTCTGTCTGCACCAGGAGGTGATACACTTGGCCTGCACAGACACCACCCTCAACAACCTGTACGGGCTGTCATTGGTGGTCTTTACTGTGATGCTGGATCTGGTGCTCATTGCACTGTCCTACGGGGTCATCCTGCACACAGTGGCAAGACTGGCCTCCAAAGAAGAGCAGCTCCGAGCCTTCCAAACGTGCACCTCAcacctctgtgctgtgctggtATTCTTTGTGCCCATGATGGGGCTGTCCTTGGTTCACCGCTTTGGGAAGAATGCTCCACCTGCTGTCCACCTTCTGATGGCCAATGTCTACCTCTTTGTGCCTCCCATGCTTAATCCAATCATATACAGTATTAAGACCAAGGAGATTCGCCGTGTCATCAGCAAGCTCCTAGGTTAA